Proteins encoded in a region of the Streptomyces sp. PCS3-D2 genome:
- a CDS encoding ABC transporter permease subunit, whose protein sequence is MTATPTPTHAPAGSRAALPAQARPSSVRPAAARPASSTAAATAQDSPRRGPRGPLASRAFLVPMGVALVLLVPLAVAFPGSGSWPAALAADLSDPLGRAGDWIIDHRDSHPLFLYFFGHVSNAVVVCVRAVYVLLLAAGWTGVTALAALVAWRLAGVRLALTCAAAFAACGLLGMWVPTMQTLALMVVAVAASVAIGAVLGLAAGLSRRADRLLRPVLDTMQILPAFAYLLPMVLVFGIGVPAAVLATVVYAAPPMARLTALGLREADAGVMEATASLGATGRQRLLTARLPLARRQLLLGVNQAIMTGLSMAVIASVIGAGGLGDRVYQALASVDVGAALTAGIPIVLLAVVLDRTADAAGRRLGAHTVPAGEQPLLRRVFAGGYGRLLTLLAAVAAAVAGRMTGTTVWPDSWTVSLADPVNSAVAWMTDHLYSGVPVVGGTADWAARFTGWILDPLRSGLQAAPWWLLLLLAGALALRVGTWRTALTAVLALAAVGVLGVWEASLDTLSQVLAAVAVTLVLGFAIAVGAARSARAERLLRPVLDACQTLPQFVYLIPVVALFGVGRAPAAAAAIVYALPAVVRITVQGLREVDPAAVESARSLGATRSQLLRQVQLPLARPALLLAVNQAVVLVLAVVIIGGLVGGGALGYDVVLGLAQGDLATGLVAGAAIVCLGLFLDRVTQPAKEA, encoded by the coding sequence ATGACCGCGACCCCGACCCCGACCCATGCGCCGGCCGGCTCCCGTGCGGCGCTGCCCGCGCAGGCCCGACCGTCCTCCGTCCGGCCCGCGGCGGCCCGGCCGGCTTCCTCCACGGCCGCGGCCACCGCTCAGGACAGTCCCCGCAGAGGCCCGCGCGGCCCGCTCGCGAGCCGCGCGTTCCTCGTCCCGATGGGCGTCGCCCTGGTGCTGCTGGTCCCGCTCGCCGTGGCCTTCCCGGGTTCCGGCAGCTGGCCCGCGGCCCTCGCCGCCGACCTCTCGGACCCGCTCGGACGCGCCGGTGACTGGATCATCGACCACCGCGACAGCCACCCGCTGTTCCTCTACTTCTTCGGCCACGTCAGCAACGCGGTCGTGGTGTGCGTCCGCGCCGTGTACGTCCTCCTGCTGGCCGCCGGATGGACCGGGGTCACCGCCCTGGCCGCCCTGGTCGCCTGGCGCCTCGCGGGCGTCCGCCTCGCGCTGACCTGCGCCGCCGCCTTCGCCGCCTGCGGACTGCTCGGCATGTGGGTGCCGACCATGCAGACCCTCGCCCTGATGGTCGTCGCCGTCGCCGCCTCCGTCGCCATCGGCGCCGTCCTGGGCCTCGCCGCGGGGCTCTCCCGGCGCGCCGACCGGTTGCTGCGCCCCGTGCTCGACACCATGCAGATCCTGCCGGCCTTCGCGTACCTGCTGCCGATGGTGCTGGTCTTCGGCATCGGCGTGCCCGCCGCCGTCCTCGCCACCGTCGTCTACGCCGCCCCGCCGATGGCCCGCCTCACCGCCCTCGGCCTGCGCGAGGCCGACGCGGGCGTCATGGAAGCGACCGCCTCGCTCGGCGCCACCGGCCGCCAGCGGCTGCTGACCGCCCGCCTCCCGCTCGCCCGTCGACAGCTCCTGCTCGGCGTCAACCAGGCCATCATGACGGGCCTGTCCATGGCCGTCATCGCCTCGGTGATCGGCGCGGGCGGCCTCGGCGACCGCGTCTACCAGGCCCTCGCCTCCGTCGACGTCGGCGCCGCCCTCACCGCCGGCATTCCGATCGTCCTGCTCGCCGTGGTCCTGGACCGCACCGCCGATGCCGCGGGCCGCCGACTCGGCGCCCACACCGTACCGGCCGGCGAACAGCCGCTGTTGCGACGGGTGTTCGCCGGCGGGTACGGCCGCCTGCTCACCCTCCTCGCGGCGGTCGCCGCCGCCGTCGCCGGCCGGATGACCGGCACCACCGTATGGCCCGACTCCTGGACCGTCTCCCTGGCCGATCCGGTGAACTCGGCCGTCGCCTGGATGACCGACCACCTCTACTCCGGCGTACCCGTCGTCGGCGGCACCGCCGACTGGGCCGCCCGGTTCACCGGCTGGATACTCGACCCGCTGCGCAGCGGGCTCCAGGCCGCCCCCTGGTGGCTGCTCCTGCTCCTGGCCGGGGCGCTCGCCCTGCGCGTGGGCACCTGGCGCACCGCACTGACCGCGGTCCTCGCCCTTGCCGCCGTCGGCGTGCTCGGTGTGTGGGAAGCCTCCCTGGACACGCTGTCCCAGGTCCTGGCCGCCGTGGCCGTCACGCTCGTCCTCGGCTTCGCGATCGCTGTGGGAGCCGCCCGCAGCGCCAGGGCGGAGCGGCTGCTGCGGCCCGTCCTCGACGCGTGCCAGACCCTGCCGCAGTTCGTGTACCTCATCCCCGTGGTCGCGCTCTTCGGCGTCGGCCGCGCCCCGGCCGCCGCCGCCGCGATCGTGTACGCGCTGCCCGCAGTCGTCCGGATCACCGTGCAGGGCCTGCGCGAGGTGGACCCGGCCGCCGTGGAATCCGCCCGCTCGCTCGGCGCGACCCGCTCCCAGCTGCTGCGCCAGGTCCAGCTGCCGCTCGCCCGCCCCGCACTGCTGCTCGCCGTCAATCAGGCCGTGGTACTGGTCCTCGCCGTCGTCATCATCGGCGGCCTCGTCGGCGGCGGCGCCCTCGGCTACGACGTCGTCCTCGGCCTCGCCCAGGGCGACCTCGCCACCGGCCTGGTGGCCGGCGCCGCGATCGTCTGCCTCGGCCTGTTCCTCGACCGTGTCACCCAGCCCGCGAAGGAGGCCTGA
- a CDS encoding glycine betaine/L-proline ABC transporter ATP-binding protein, giving the protein MNTATATATAPATPTTAPADGPAGSSVFSVEGLWKVFGPDKAAAKIPGSAAADLPAAELRERTGCTAAVRDVTFDVRKGEVFVVMGLSGSGKSTLVRCLTRLIEPTAGSLAIDGEDVLAMDTARLRGLRRHRAAMVFQHFGLLPHRTVLDNVAYGLEIQGVARGDRRAKAAELLAKVGLDGLQDRRPGQLSGGQQQRVGLARALAADPEVLLFDEPFSALDPLIRREMQDEVARLHHDEGRTMVFITHHLTEALRLGDRIALMRDGRIVQLGTPEEIVGSPADDYVRDFVRDVPREQVLTVRAAMRPATAGESEQGPALDPATTVAEAIQTVARGGGPARVVDGGRCLGVVDDAGLLAVVAGLPDPTGRGVAA; this is encoded by the coding sequence ATGAACACCGCCACCGCCACCGCCACCGCGCCCGCCACCCCCACCACCGCGCCCGCCGACGGCCCCGCCGGGTCCTCCGTCTTCTCCGTGGAAGGCCTCTGGAAGGTCTTCGGCCCCGACAAGGCCGCCGCGAAGATCCCCGGCTCCGCCGCCGCCGACCTGCCCGCCGCCGAACTGCGCGAGCGCACCGGCTGCACCGCAGCCGTCCGCGACGTCACCTTCGACGTCCGCAAGGGCGAGGTCTTCGTCGTGATGGGTCTGTCCGGATCCGGCAAGTCCACCCTCGTGCGCTGCCTCACCCGGCTCATCGAGCCGACCGCCGGCAGCCTGGCCATCGACGGCGAGGACGTCCTGGCCATGGACACCGCCCGGCTGCGCGGACTGCGCCGCCACCGTGCCGCCATGGTCTTCCAGCATTTCGGTCTGCTCCCGCACCGCACCGTCCTCGACAACGTGGCGTACGGACTGGAGATCCAGGGCGTCGCACGCGGCGACCGCCGGGCCAAGGCCGCCGAACTCCTCGCCAAGGTCGGCCTGGACGGCCTGCAGGACCGGCGCCCCGGCCAGCTCTCGGGCGGCCAGCAGCAGCGCGTCGGCCTGGCCCGTGCCCTGGCCGCCGACCCCGAAGTGCTGTTGTTCGACGAGCCGTTCAGCGCCCTCGACCCCCTCATCCGGCGCGAGATGCAGGATGAGGTGGCCCGCCTCCACCACGACGAGGGCCGCACGATGGTCTTCATCACCCACCACCTCACCGAGGCCCTGCGCCTGGGAGACCGGATCGCGCTGATGCGCGACGGCCGCATCGTCCAGCTCGGCACGCCCGAGGAGATCGTCGGCTCGCCGGCCGACGACTACGTACGGGACTTCGTCCGCGACGTCCCGCGCGAACAGGTGCTCACCGTCCGCGCTGCGATGCGCCCCGCCACCGCCGGGGAGAGCGAACAGGGGCCCGCACTGGACCCCGCCACCACCGTGGCCGAGGCCATCCAGACCGTCGCCCGCGGCGGCGGTCCGGCCCGCGTCGTCGACGGCGGCCGCTGCCTGGGCGTCGTGGACGACGCCGGGCTGCTCGCCGTCGTGGCCGGCCTCCCGGACCCGACCGGGCGGGGGGTGGCGGCATGA
- a CDS encoding GMC family oxidoreductase, which produces MTTPTPAPTPTAPEPEHEYDYVVVGGGTAGSVIASRLTEDPDVTVAVIEGGPSDVDRPDVLTLRRWMGLLGGDLDYDYPTTEQPRGNSHIRHSRARVLGGCSSHNTLISFKPLPSDWDEWAEAGAEGWHAAAMDPYFDKLLNNIVPVAEKDRNAIARDFVDSAQTALGVPHVEGFNRKPFHEGVGFFDLAYHPEDNKRSSASVAYLHPVMDERPNLHILLETWAHRLEIDGTRARGVRVRASDGTESLVTARREVLVCAGAVDTPRLLLHSGIGPRADLEALGIPPVHDLPGVGENLLDHPESVIVWETDGPLPENSAMDSDAGLFVRRDPASAGPDLMFHFYQVPFTDNPERIGYQRPAHGVSMTPNIPKPRSRGRLYLTSADPEVKPALDFRYFTDEDDYDGRTLVDGIKLARKIAATEPLAGWLGREVCPGPEITGDEELSAYARSVAHTVYHPAGTCRMGADDDPAAVVGPDLKVRGLQGIRIADASVFPTMPAVNPMIGVLMVGEKAAELVAREGDAR; this is translated from the coding sequence ATGACCACCCCCACACCCGCCCCCACCCCCACGGCACCCGAGCCCGAGCACGAGTACGACTACGTCGTCGTCGGCGGCGGCACCGCCGGCTCGGTGATCGCCTCCCGCCTGACCGAGGACCCGGACGTGACCGTGGCCGTCATCGAGGGCGGCCCCAGCGACGTCGACCGCCCCGACGTGCTCACCCTGCGCCGCTGGATGGGCCTGCTCGGCGGAGACCTCGACTACGACTACCCCACCACCGAGCAGCCCCGCGGCAACTCGCACATCCGCCACAGCCGCGCCCGCGTCCTCGGCGGCTGCTCCTCGCACAACACCCTGATCTCCTTCAAGCCGCTCCCCTCCGACTGGGACGAGTGGGCGGAGGCGGGTGCCGAGGGCTGGCACGCGGCCGCCATGGACCCGTACTTCGACAAGCTCCTCAACAACATCGTTCCGGTGGCGGAGAAGGACCGCAACGCCATCGCACGCGACTTCGTCGACTCCGCGCAGACCGCCCTGGGCGTCCCGCACGTCGAGGGCTTCAACCGCAAGCCCTTCCACGAGGGCGTCGGCTTCTTCGACCTCGCCTACCACCCCGAGGACAACAAGCGGTCCTCCGCCTCGGTGGCCTACCTCCACCCCGTCATGGACGAACGCCCCAACCTCCACATCCTCCTGGAGACCTGGGCCCACCGCCTCGAAATCGACGGCACCCGGGCGCGCGGAGTCCGCGTACGCGCCTCGGACGGCACGGAGTCCCTGGTCACCGCACGCCGAGAGGTACTCGTGTGTGCCGGAGCCGTGGACACCCCGCGGCTGCTGCTGCACTCCGGCATCGGCCCGCGCGCGGACCTGGAAGCCCTCGGGATCCCACCGGTGCACGACCTGCCCGGGGTCGGGGAGAACCTGCTCGACCACCCCGAATCGGTGATCGTCTGGGAGACCGACGGCCCCCTGCCCGAGAACTCCGCGATGGACAGCGACGCGGGCCTGTTCGTCCGCCGCGACCCCGCATCGGCCGGGCCCGACCTGATGTTCCACTTCTACCAGGTCCCCTTCACCGACAACCCCGAGCGCATCGGCTACCAGCGCCCCGCGCACGGAGTCTCGATGACCCCGAACATCCCCAAGCCGCGCAGCCGCGGCAGGCTCTACCTGACCAGCGCGGACCCCGAGGTGAAACCGGCCCTGGACTTCCGCTACTTCACGGACGAGGACGACTACGACGGCCGGACCCTGGTCGACGGCATCAAGCTCGCCCGGAAGATCGCCGCGACCGAGCCGCTCGCCGGCTGGCTGGGACGCGAAGTGTGTCCCGGCCCGGAGATCACCGGCGACGAGGAGCTGAGCGCCTACGCCCGCTCCGTCGCGCACACCGTCTATCACCCGGCCGGCACGTGCCGGATGGGCGCCGACGACGACCCCGCGGCCGTCGTGGGACCGGACCTCAAGGTCCGCGGGCTCCAGGGCATCCGCATCGCGGACGCCTCCGTCTTCCCGACGATGCCCGCCGTCAACCCGATGATCGGAGTGCTCATGGTCGGAGAGAAGGCAGCCGAGCTGGTGGCCCGGGAGGGTGACGCCCGATGA
- a CDS encoding aldehyde dehydrogenase family protein: MSEQPTIHIAGTWRSAVSGATREVLDPADATVLAVVSEGGTADTDAAVSAARAAFDGGEWPQTPVLERAALLRRTADLLQRDRERLALLESRDAGKTLEEGRVDVDCVADAFRYFADLVAGESAGRVVDAGTPDVHSVVVHEPVGVCALITPWNYPLLQASWKIAPALAAGNTFVLKPSEITPLSTVALIDLLAQAGLPAGVANLVTGPGDPVGARLSTHPGVDLVSFTGGLTSGTKVMRAAADSVKKVALELGGKNPNVVFADACATEDGFDTAVDQALNAAFMHSGQVCSAGSRLIVEEGVAERFVTELARRADRIRLGRGTDPGVECGPMVSAAQRERTEDYVASALAEGAVLRCGGERPDGPGYFYRPTVLDRCHRGMRVVREEVFGPVLTVETFRTEAEAVALANDTEFGLAGAVWTSDPGRGRRVAGLLRHGTVWINDFHPYLPQAEWGGFGKSGTGRELGPSGLAEYRETKHVYQNLAPRPVRWFAG, encoded by the coding sequence GTGTCCGAGCAGCCGACCATCCACATCGCCGGGACCTGGCGTTCCGCCGTGTCAGGAGCCACCCGAGAGGTCCTCGACCCGGCGGACGCCACGGTCCTCGCCGTCGTCTCCGAGGGCGGCACCGCAGACACCGACGCGGCCGTCAGCGCCGCCCGCGCGGCCTTCGACGGAGGGGAGTGGCCCCAGACCCCCGTCCTGGAGCGGGCCGCGCTCCTGCGGCGCACCGCAGACCTGCTCCAGCGCGACCGCGAACGCCTCGCCCTGCTGGAGAGCCGTGACGCGGGCAAGACCCTGGAAGAGGGACGCGTGGACGTGGACTGCGTCGCCGACGCCTTCCGCTACTTCGCCGACCTCGTCGCCGGCGAGAGCGCCGGCCGCGTCGTCGACGCCGGCACCCCCGACGTCCACAGCGTCGTCGTCCACGAGCCCGTCGGGGTCTGCGCCCTGATCACCCCGTGGAACTACCCGCTCCTCCAGGCCTCCTGGAAGATCGCCCCCGCCCTCGCCGCGGGCAACACCTTCGTGCTCAAGCCCAGCGAGATCACGCCGCTGTCCACGGTGGCCCTCATCGACCTGCTGGCCCAGGCCGGTCTGCCGGCCGGCGTCGCGAACCTGGTGACCGGCCCCGGAGACCCGGTCGGCGCCCGTCTGAGCACACACCCCGGCGTCGACCTCGTCTCCTTCACCGGCGGCCTCACCAGCGGTACGAAGGTCATGCGCGCGGCCGCCGACTCCGTCAAGAAGGTCGCCCTCGAACTCGGCGGCAAGAATCCGAACGTCGTCTTCGCCGACGCCTGCGCCACCGAGGACGGCTTCGACACCGCCGTCGACCAAGCCCTCAACGCTGCCTTCATGCACAGCGGCCAGGTCTGCTCCGCGGGATCCCGGCTCATCGTCGAAGAGGGCGTCGCCGAGCGCTTCGTCACCGAACTCGCCCGCAGGGCCGACCGGATCCGCCTCGGCCGAGGCACCGACCCTGGCGTGGAGTGCGGGCCGATGGTCTCCGCCGCCCAGCGCGAACGAACCGAGGACTACGTGGCCTCAGCCCTCGCCGAGGGCGCAGTGCTCCGGTGCGGCGGCGAACGTCCCGACGGGCCCGGCTACTTCTACCGGCCGACCGTACTCGACCGCTGCCACCGCGGAATGCGCGTCGTACGGGAGGAGGTCTTCGGACCCGTCCTGACCGTCGAGACCTTCCGCACCGAGGCCGAGGCCGTCGCACTCGCCAACGACACCGAATTCGGCCTCGCGGGCGCCGTCTGGACCTCCGACCCGGGCCGCGGTCGCCGTGTGGCGGGCCTGCTCCGCCACGGCACCGTCTGGATCAACGACTTCCACCCCTACCTCCCGCAAGCGGAGTGGGGCGGCTTCGGCAAGTCCGGCACCGGACGGGAACTGGGCCCCTCGGGCCTGGCCGAGTACCGCGAGACCAAGCACGTGTACCAGAACCTCGCCCCGCGCCCCGTGCGCTGGTTCGCGGGCTGA
- a CDS encoding GNAT family N-acetyltransferase has protein sequence MPSSELQRINAFVSAFARRQATRAVDLPGGFAVYDDAFFHSRANNQVIIDTAVDPEALPTIAEEALGHLPHRLISVLDNEAGLACAEPLTQAGYAHSIYAVMLHEGPVPAGRPADEADLDVLRDPLTRRWRGLLPDVDNEVIRHLVDRREARRRGADIVRFISARTEEGEVASWADLYADPVTGTAQIEDLITSEAHLRRGYADAVLTTALRMAADEDCSTRFLTADASDWPRQWYERRGFSTIGHAHCFERG, from the coding sequence ATGCCAAGTTCAGAACTGCAGCGGATCAACGCCTTCGTATCCGCCTTCGCCCGTCGGCAGGCCACGCGCGCCGTCGACCTCCCCGGCGGCTTCGCTGTATATGACGACGCCTTCTTCCATTCCCGCGCGAACAACCAGGTGATCATCGATACGGCCGTCGACCCGGAGGCGCTGCCCACTATCGCGGAGGAAGCACTGGGCCATCTGCCACACCGACTGATCTCCGTCCTTGACAACGAAGCAGGACTGGCGTGTGCAGAGCCGCTGACCCAGGCTGGGTACGCCCACTCCATCTATGCGGTCATGCTGCACGAAGGCCCAGTGCCGGCTGGCAGACCCGCGGATGAGGCAGACCTCGATGTGCTACGTGATCCACTTACCCGGCGATGGCGGGGCCTCCTTCCGGACGTCGACAACGAGGTCATACGCCACCTTGTCGACCGACGCGAAGCTCGCCGGCGCGGGGCGGACATCGTTCGCTTCATCAGTGCCCGCACAGAGGAAGGCGAGGTCGCCTCATGGGCTGACCTCTATGCGGATCCGGTCACTGGCACAGCCCAGATCGAGGACCTGATCACCTCAGAGGCCCATCTCAGGCGCGGTTACGCCGACGCCGTCCTGACCACTGCCCTGCGCATGGCTGCCGACGAGGACTGCAGTACCCGGTTCCTGACCGCCGATGCGTCAGATTGGCCGCGCCAGTGGTACGAGCGTCGCGGCTTCTCCACCATCGGCCACGCGCACTGCTTCGAACGCGGCTGA
- a CDS encoding TetR/AcrR family transcriptional regulator, which translates to MARRAERTERTERADAQRNREAVLAAADTLFATSTSPHGVSMDDIAAAAGVGKGTLFRRFGDRAGLIAAVITSRLEPLQRTVREAQEAAGSSPRQRVADLLDASLNFKIENRNLMSAAEEAGISSPYRAEHYGWWHATLRTELERVPGVHAPDFTAHALLAALRADLVAHLIDEEGMTPEDVRSCFAGHLADVLGPA; encoded by the coding sequence GTGGCCCGACGAGCAGAGCGCACGGAGCGCACGGAACGCGCGGATGCCCAGCGCAACCGGGAAGCGGTCCTGGCGGCGGCCGACACCCTCTTCGCGACCAGCACCAGCCCCCACGGCGTGTCGATGGACGACATCGCCGCAGCCGCCGGTGTGGGCAAGGGCACCCTCTTCCGTCGTTTCGGCGACCGCGCCGGCCTGATCGCCGCGGTGATCACCTCTCGCCTCGAACCCCTTCAGCGCACGGTGCGGGAGGCGCAGGAGGCTGCGGGATCCTCGCCGCGGCAGCGGGTCGCGGACCTGCTCGACGCCTCGCTGAACTTCAAGATCGAGAACCGGAACCTGATGTCGGCGGCGGAAGAGGCCGGAATCAGCAGCCCGTACCGGGCCGAGCACTACGGCTGGTGGCACGCAACCCTGCGGACGGAGCTCGAGCGGGTGCCTGGAGTCCACGCACCGGACTTCACCGCCCACGCCCTGCTGGCCGCCCTTCGCGCCGACCTCGTTGCGCACCTGATCGACGAGGAGGGGATGACCCCGGAAGACGTGCGCTCCTGCTTCGCCGGCCACCTCGCCGACGTCCTCGGACCCGCGTGA
- a CDS encoding NAD(P)H-binding protein has protein sequence MTTAHATLVIGATGTTGRRVTARLAAKGRRVKAAGRTATALPGAEAVRFDWHEPATWAGALGGVDRVYLVPPTGSPDPAAVMLPFLRQARAAGVLRAVLLSSSAIPAGGPAAGRVHEQLPGLFEEWAVLRPSWFMQNFAGSAPHARTIREEGALFTASGDGRVGFVDAEDIAAVAVHALTTEQAPDTDLILTGPQALSYSDAAAIIAEVTGRPVVHRQLTFEELRDRWAAAIPLEFATMLAAMDRAIADGAEDRTSDTVELLTGRPPGTLRAFVEREVRAAAGH, from the coding sequence ATGACGACCGCCCACGCCACCCTGGTCATCGGGGCCACCGGTACTACCGGCCGTCGCGTCACCGCCCGGCTGGCTGCCAAGGGCCGTCGCGTCAAGGCGGCCGGCCGGACCGCCACTGCCCTGCCCGGCGCGGAGGCTGTCCGCTTCGACTGGCACGAACCCGCGACCTGGGCCGGGGCCCTGGGCGGCGTGGACCGGGTGTACCTCGTCCCGCCCACCGGCTCCCCGGACCCGGCCGCGGTCATGCTGCCCTTCCTCCGTCAAGCTCGCGCAGCAGGGGTGCTCCGTGCGGTGCTGTTGAGCTCGTCGGCGATTCCTGCGGGCGGTCCGGCGGCCGGCCGGGTCCACGAGCAGCTGCCGGGCCTCTTCGAGGAGTGGGCGGTGCTGCGGCCCTCCTGGTTCATGCAGAACTTCGCCGGCTCCGCCCCTCACGCACGCACCATCCGCGAGGAGGGCGCCCTCTTCACGGCCTCGGGCGACGGCCGCGTCGGATTCGTCGACGCCGAGGACATCGCGGCCGTGGCCGTACACGCCCTGACCACAGAACAGGCCCCCGACACCGACCTGATCCTCACCGGCCCGCAGGCGCTGAGCTATTCCGATGCCGCCGCGATCATCGCCGAGGTCACCGGCCGCCCCGTCGTGCACCGGCAGTTGACGTTCGAGGAACTGCGCGACCGCTGGGCGGCCGCGATCCCGCTGGAGTTCGCCACCATGCTGGCGGCCATGGACCGCGCCATCGCCGACGGAGCCGAGGACCGCACCTCGGACACCGTCGAGCTCCTGACCGGACGCCCTCCGGGTACCCTTCGCGCCTTCGTCGAACGGGAGGTCCGGGCGGCCGCCGGCCACTGA
- a CDS encoding nuclear transport factor 2 family protein, with the protein MTNSMTAEELYRHGLRLLLAKDITAWVDLWHTDGVLEFPFAPEGWPRRLEGKAAIGDYMRHYPDHVDLHDFPEVTIHQTTVAETVVVEMRGVGRLVRTDTPYDMGYIAVVTVADGLIASYRDYWNPLAASLPGADFTGANR; encoded by the coding sequence ATGACCAACTCCATGACGGCCGAGGAGCTGTATCGCCACGGCCTGCGCCTGCTGCTGGCGAAGGACATCACAGCCTGGGTCGACCTGTGGCACACCGACGGTGTACTCGAATTCCCCTTCGCCCCCGAAGGCTGGCCGCGGCGCCTTGAAGGCAAGGCCGCGATCGGCGACTACATGCGCCACTACCCCGATCACGTGGACCTGCACGACTTCCCCGAGGTGACGATCCATCAAACCACCGTCGCCGAAACGGTGGTGGTCGAGATGCGCGGCGTCGGCAGGCTGGTGCGGACCGACACCCCCTACGACATGGGCTACATCGCCGTGGTCACGGTCGCGGACGGTCTCATCGCCTCCTACCGCGACTACTGGAACCCCCTCGCCGCGTCCCTGCCCGGCGCCGACTTCACCGGAGCGAACCGATGA
- a CDS encoding RNB domain-containing ribonuclease, translating to MPRRPMRMSDAAKAALATALKKLRTDLQAPSGFPAPVLAAAEAAARAPRLPDRDATDLPLFTIDPPDAKDLDQAMYLERRPGGGFRVHYAIADVAAFVTAGDALDDEARRRIVTLYFPDGKVPLHPPVLSEGAASLLPDQDVPALLWQHDLDAHGELTGSSVSRALVRSRARLDYAGVQRAVDSGTAEEPLALLREIGTLREAVEAERGGISLRLPDQEVTFEDGSFRLGYRAALPVDGWNEQISLMTGMAAARMMLDGGPGILRTQDRAPTHEVTRLHRIAQGLGIGWPHHVSYAELIRSLDPHDRKHAAFLHEAAGALLLKSVYTSFPDHDHVPAQTVHAAIAAPYTHCTAPLRRLVDRYAGEICVAATAGRAAPEWVLAALGDLPSRMEKAKGNAVDRQSVDLVEAALLMDRVGGTFDAVIIDTDAELAQPNPREGQAQLAEPAVLGRVTSDAADLELGAGVRVRLERADPAFPDRNRRVLFSLVHARG from the coding sequence ATGCCACGCCGCCCGATGCGCATGTCCGACGCGGCCAAGGCCGCCCTGGCCACCGCCCTGAAGAAGCTGCGGACAGACCTGCAGGCTCCCTCGGGCTTTCCCGCACCCGTGCTCGCGGCGGCCGAAGCGGCTGCCCGGGCGCCCCGGCTCCCCGACAGGGACGCCACCGACCTGCCGCTCTTCACGATCGACCCGCCCGACGCGAAGGACCTCGACCAGGCCATGTACCTGGAGAGGCGGCCCGGCGGCGGATTCCGCGTCCACTACGCCATCGCCGACGTGGCCGCCTTCGTCACCGCGGGAGACGCCCTGGACGACGAGGCCCGCAGGCGGATCGTCACCCTGTACTTCCCCGACGGCAAGGTGCCGCTGCACCCGCCCGTACTCTCCGAGGGCGCGGCCAGCCTGCTGCCGGACCAGGACGTCCCCGCCCTGCTGTGGCAGCACGACCTCGACGCCCACGGCGAGCTGACCGGGTCGAGCGTGAGCCGTGCCCTGGTGCGCAGCAGAGCCAGACTGGACTACGCGGGCGTGCAGCGGGCCGTCGACTCGGGCACCGCCGAGGAGCCGCTCGCCCTGCTGCGCGAGATCGGCACCTTGCGCGAGGCGGTCGAGGCCGAGCGGGGCGGCATCTCGCTCAGGCTGCCGGACCAGGAGGTGACCTTCGAGGACGGTTCCTTCCGGCTGGGTTACCGGGCCGCGCTGCCCGTGGACGGCTGGAACGAACAGATCTCCCTCATGACCGGGATGGCCGCGGCCCGGATGATGCTCGACGGCGGCCCCGGCATCCTGCGGACGCAGGACCGGGCCCCGACCCACGAAGTCACCCGATTGCACCGCATCGCCCAGGGCCTGGGCATCGGCTGGCCGCACCACGTCTCGTACGCCGAGCTGATCCGCTCCCTCGATCCGCACGACCGGAAACACGCGGCGTTCCTCCACGAGGCGGCCGGCGCCCTGCTGCTGAAATCGGTCTACACGTCCTTCCCCGACCATGACCACGTCCCCGCACAGACGGTCCACGCGGCGATCGCGGCACCGTACACCCACTGCACGGCACCGCTGCGCCGCCTGGTCGACCGGTACGCCGGCGAAATCTGCGTGGCCGCGACGGCGGGCCGCGCGGCGCCCGAGTGGGTTCTGGCGGCCTTGGGCGACCTGCCCAGCCGGATGGAGAAGGCGAAAGGGAACGCCGTCGACCGGCAGTCCGTGGACCTGGTCGAGGCGGCGCTGCTGATGGACCGGGTGGGCGGTACCTTCGACGCCGTGATCATCGATACGGACGCGGAACTCGCACAGCCGAACCCGCGGGAGGGGCAGGCCCAGTTGGCGGAGCCCGCCGTGCTGGGCAGAGTCACCTCGGACGCCGCCGACCTCGAGCTCGGGGCCGGTGTCCGGGTCAGGCTGGAGCGGGCCGATCCCGCCTTCCCCGACAGGAACCGACGGGTCCTCTTCAGCCTGGTGCACGCACGGGGGTGA
- a CDS encoding protealysin inhibitor emfourin, with amino-acid sequence MLITVTRSGGFAGGLEKLSALDTSGRPDAADLEELAQRAVAPVPDGYRYRITVDDEVLDLQDPCLSEAQRTLIRTVLGTGA; translated from the coding sequence ATGCTGATAACGGTCACCCGCTCCGGAGGCTTCGCCGGGGGCCTGGAGAAGCTCAGCGCGCTCGACACCTCCGGACGTCCTGACGCGGCGGACCTGGAGGAGCTGGCCCAACGGGCCGTCGCTCCCGTGCCCGACGGCTATCGCTACCGGATCACCGTCGACGATGAGGTGCTCGACCTGCAGGACCCCTGCCTGTCGGAGGCTCAGCGGACGCTGATCCGTACGGTCCTCGGCACCGGCGCCTGA